From Hydractinia symbiolongicarpus strain clone_291-10 chromosome 11, HSymV2.1, whole genome shotgun sequence, the proteins below share one genomic window:
- the LOC130614149 gene encoding peroxisomal coenzyme A diphosphatase NUDT7-like produces MKTVLIQVFEQQQSELERLEKLRFAADKNRARFTEFARKAAYEKYPVKKVQKSAVLVPLVFNRDNELEVLLTVRHSKISLLHGEVCLPGGKFDRQDESVFETATREAWEEIGLHAGNINVLFEFVSMLSTRRKKIHVVHPIFALVKNSFYAKLNNHEVMDVFTVPLKVFCGKPEIKKMKLGWRQPCVSRPGVATNQKYETFGFTFCLLCVAANIMYGGAYFEDAMENVKNLSTEMYQLYLDLLRHSKSKL; encoded by the coding sequence ATGAAGACTGTCTTAATCCAGGTTTTCGAGCAGCAGCAATCGGAATTGGAGAGGCTAGAAAAGTTACGATTCGCCGCGGATAAAAACAGAGCGAGATTTACAGAGTTTGCTCGCAAAGCTGCTTATGAAAAATACCCGgttaaaaaagtacaaaaatcaGCTGTGCTGGTGCCTTTAGTGTTTAACCGCGATAATGAATTGGAAGTCTTGTTGACGGTTAGACATTCAAAGATTTCGTTACTACATGGCGAGGTTTGCTTGCCTGGCGGGAAATTTGACAGACAAGACGAAAGTGTTTTCGAAACGGCAACCCGAGAAGCATGGGAAGAAATCGGATTGCATGCGGGTAATATCAATGTTTTATTTGAGTTCGTGAGCATGTTGTCGacaagaagaaagaagattcACGTAGTCCACCCGATATTCGCGTTAGTTAAGAACAGTTTTTACGCGAAGTTGAACAATCATGAAGTTATGGATGTGTTTACCGTCCCTCTGAAAGTGTTTTGTGGAAAACCTGAAATCAAGAAAATGAAATTGGGATGGAGGCAGCCGTGTGTTTCACGACCTGGTGTTGCCACTAATCAAAAATACGAAACTTttggttttacgttttgtttgcTATGCGTTGCTGCGAATATTATGTACGGAGGGGCGTATTTCGAAGACGCTATGGAAAATGTAAAGAATTTATCAACAGAGATGTATCAATTATATTTGGATTTGTTACGACACTCTAAGTCGAAGTTGTAA
- the LOC130614147 gene encoding deaminated glutathione amidase-like, whose product MKSIIRVAVSQVRAMSHRKVWAAVCQMNATNDRDKNATICYDLISQAAKGGARMVFLPECFDYVGSNKDESVKMAEKLDGPTIERFKNIASKHQVWLSLGGFHEKCDTEEKIYISHVVLNAKGEVVCVYRKTHLFDVNTGENSLLESSYTKKGCTILPPVDTPIGKIGLQICYDLRFPELSLVQRHQGADILTYPSAFTVPTGMAHWHLLLRARAVENQCYVIAAAQTGKHNSKRESYGHALIVDPWGTVVCECSEGNTFAMTEIDLDLLEKVRTRMPVSQHRRYDLYNKRFMYM is encoded by the coding sequence ATGAAAAGTATAATACGTGTAGCTGTCTCGCAAGTTCGAGCTATGTCTCATCGAAAAGTTTGGGCTGCTGTATGTCAAATGAACGCAACGAACGATAGAGACAAGAACGCAACTATTTGCTATGACTTGATAAGTCAAGCAGCCAAAGGCGGTGCGCGTATGGTGTTTTTACCAGAATGTTTTGATTATGTTGGGAGTAACAAAGACGAGTCTGTTAAAATGGCTGAAAAATTAGATGGACCAACTATCGAAAGGTTTAAAAACATTGCGTCGAAACACCAAGTGTGGCTGTCCTTGGGTGGTTTCCACGAGAAGTGCGATACTGAagagaaaatttatatttctcaTGTAGTTTTGAACGCCAAAGGTGAAGTAGTGTGTGTGTACCGGAAAACGCATTTATTTGATGTTAACACAGGCGAGAATTCTTTACTGGAAAGTTCATACACGAAGAAAGGGTGCACAATTCTCCCCCCTGTAGACACGCCCATTGGTAAAATCGGATTGCAAATATGTTATGATTTACGATTTCCAGAACTTTCCCTTGTCCAAAGACATCAAGGAGCAGATATACTAACATACCCATCCGCTTTTACGGTACCGACAGGAATGGCGCATTGGCATTTGTTGCTACGCGCACGCGCAGTTGAAAATCAGTGCTACGTCATCGCGGCTGCGCAAACAGGGAAACATAATTCGAAAAGAGAGAGCTATGGTCATGCGTTGATTGTTGATCCATGGGGAACAGTCGTGTGTGAATGCAGTGAAGGAAACACATTTGCAATGACGGAAATTGATTTAGATTTACTTGAGAAAGTGAGGACAAGGATGCCAGTGTCACAACATCGACGTTACGACTTGTATAACAAACGTTTTATGTACATGTGA
- the LOC130614145 gene encoding AFG3-like protein 2: MSSLLKAVNLGKTVFSRSTVLESGRPYLSYFNSSIKKLYSSQPPKGFEKFFPNAAKKTAPKQPSSGKPKNPTGSGGGSGGKKDGKEWWQEFFEANQQNIMLFSGAALFGSYLMMRSSSPSKEINWQEFRIGYLEKGEVDRVVIANKSTARIYLKGNPTQSNLFFTIGSVENFERSLEQSQNDLGIDPAHFIPVTYVKEAEWAKELLKLAPTLLIIGVLIYFSRRLSGTGSKGQGGIFGVGQSTAKFYNKETSINTRFKDVAGCEEAKVEIMEFVNFLKHPEKYVELGAKIPKGAILSGPPGTGKTLLAKATAGEAQVPFLSVSGSEFLEMFVGVGPARVRDMFAQARKNAPCIIFIDEIDAVGRARGRTGAFGGHDERENTLNQLLVEMDGFTSSSNVVVLAGTNRPDVLDPALMRPGRFDRQIYIPPPDIKGRVSIFKVHLRPIKTDLNFDEVSRKLAALTPGFTGADIANVCNEAALIAARYLSEKVDLKHFEAAIERVIGGLEKKTQVLQPEEKKTVAYHEAGHAVAGWFLENADPLLKVSIIPRGKGLGYAQYLPKEQYLYSKEQLFDRMCMTMGGRVSEEIFFGRITTGAQDDLSKITKSAYAQVVTYGMNDKVGNISFELPREGEATLDKPYSEATAQMIDEEVRELIDTSYKTTTELLIKHKEDVEKVARRLLDKEVLSRDDMIDLLGPRPFNEKSTYEEFVAGTGSEEEDTTLPEGLKELEKEMKEQDKDDEGKTIPT, from the exons GAGAGTGGTCGTCCATACTTATCTTACTTCAATTCGAGCATAAAAAAGTTATACAGTTCTCAACCACCTAAAGGCTTTGAAAAGTTTTTTCCTAATGCAGCAAAGAAAACTGCACCAAAGCAACCAAGTTCAG GCAAACCAAAGAATCCCACTGGATCAGGTGGTGGATCTGGAGGGAAAAAAGATGGAAAAGAATGGTGGCAAGAGTTCTTTGAAGCAAATCAACAAAACATTATGTTATTTTCCGGTGCTGCTCTTTTCGGTTCCTACCTAATGATGCGCTCCTCAAGTCCCAGTAAAGAAATCAACTGGCAAGAATTTAGGATTGGTTACTTAGAAAAAGGAGAAGTTGACAGAGTTGTTATTGCCAACAAAAGTACTGCTAGAATATATTTAAAAGGAAACCCAACCCAG AGCAATCTTTTCTTTACAATTGGGAGTGTTGAAAATTTCGAAAGAAGTCTTGAGCAATCACAAAATGATTTGGGAATAGATCCTGCTCACTTTATTCCTGTCACGTATGTTAAAGAAGCTGAATGGGC gaaagaacttttaaaattgGCACCAACCCTCTTGATTATTGGCGTTTTGATTTACTTCAGTAGAAGGCTATCTGGTACTGGTTCAAAAGGACAAGGC ggGATATTTGGTGTTGGGCAAAGTACGGCAAAGTTTTACAACAAAGAGACGAGTATCAATACAAGATTTAA GGATGTTGCTGGTTGTGAGGAAGCCAAGGTTGAAATCATggaatttgttaattttttaaagcatcCAGAAAAATATGTGGAACTTGGTGCAAAGATTCCAAAG GGTGCAATACTATCTGGACCACCTGGAACTGGTAAAACATTGTTAGCTAAGGCAACAGCTGGCGAAGCACAAGTGCCTTTCCTGTCTGTGTCAGGTTCagagtttttagaaatgtttgttGGTGTTGGACCAGCTCGTGTGAGAGACATGTTCGCACAAGCTCGTAAAAATGCACCATGTATTATATTTATTGATGAAATCGATGCTGTTGGTCGTGCAAGAGGAAGGACTGGTGCATTTGGTGGACATGATGAAAGGGAGAATACTTTGAATCAACTGCTTGTTGAAATGGATG GCTTTACATCTTCAtcaaatgttgttgttttggctGGCACCAATCGACCCGATGTTTTAGATCCTGCATTAATGCGACCTGGAAGGTTTGATAGACAGATATACATACCGCCACCTGATATCAAGGGAAG AGTGTCGATTTTTAAAGTGCATTTGCGACCAATTAAAACCGACTTGAACTTTGATGAAGTATCCAGAAAATTAGCTGCTCTTACGCCAGGGTTTACAG GTGCTGATATAGCGAATGTGTGTAACGAAGCTGCTTTAATAGCTGCCAGGTATTTATCAGAAAAGGTTGACTTAAAGCATTTCGAAGCTGCTATTGAAAGAGTTATCGGTG GTCTCGAAAAGAAAACCCAAGTGTTACAacctgaagaaaaaaagacggTCGCCTACCATGAAGCTGGACACGCTGTGGCTGGTTGGTTCCTCGAAAATGCAGATCCACTGCTAAag GTTTCTATCATTCCACGTGGAAAAGGGTTAGGGTATGCTCAGTACCTTCCAAAAGAACAGTACTTGTATTCGAAAGAACAG ttaTTTGATCGGATGTGTATGACGATGGGTGGTCGCGTGTCAGAAGAAATCTTCTTTGGTAGAATCACAACAGGTGCTCAAGACGACCTCAGTAAAATCACGAAAAGCGCTTACGCACAG GTTGTAACTTACGGGATGAACGATAAAGTTGGAAACATATCTTTCGAGTTACCACGAGAAGGGGAGGCCACCCTCGATAAGCCATACAGTGAAGCTACTGCACAGATGATTGATGAAGAAGTAAGAGAGTTAATAGATACATCctataaaacaacaacagaattgCTGATAAAACACAAAGAAGACGTTGAAAAA GTTGCTCGTCGATTACTGGACAAAGAAGTTTTAAGCAGAGACGACATGATCGATTTATTAGGTCCAAGGCCTTTTAATGAGAAATCCACTTATGAGGAATTTGTTGCAGGGACTGGAAGCGAAGAAGAAGATACAACATTACCCGAAGGTTTAAAAGAACTTGAGAAAGAAATGAAAGAACAGGACAAGGACGATGAAGGGAAAACAATTCCTACGTAG